TCACTACCTTTGCCGTCCCACAGGACTTGAGCAGGTCAAGCCCAATGACCGAAGTGAAGATGAGTGTGAGGAACATCCCGGTCCCAGGCCCGAAAAACCCGTCATAGGTGCCGATGACCAGGCCACTGATCCCGCTGAGAATCAAGGCTACCTTGGCATTTCTCATCTTGGCCTGACCGAAATTGGGCTTTATCATCATGAATACCGCAATGGCAGGGACAAGGAAGACCAAAAGGTATTGCAGATATCTGTCTGCATAGAGGGCTGCAAGGTTTGATCCCAAAAATGAACCGGCCATGGACATTACCACGGCAAGCGTCCCCACTTTCCAGTCCACTTGATTCCCGCGGATATAGCGTATGCAGGCTATGGTGGTCCCGCTGGTAGAAGCAAACTTGTTGTTTCCCAACGCAATCTGGGGAGGCAACCCCACCGCGACATAGGCAGTTAGGGTTATCAGGCCACCACCCCCGGCTATAGAATCAATAATGGCTCCGATTGCAATAATCGGGCAAAGGATCCAGAGCACACTCATTCGGTTTCCTCTTTTGGATTCCCATGGAAGGTATCATATGCCTTCTTGAGATCATCTGTGTGTACATGTGTATAGATTTGTGTTGTCTTGATATCACTATGGCCAAGCAACTCTTGGACCGAACGGAGATCAGCCCCACCTTCCAGCAGATGCGTGGCAAAACTATGCCGTAACGTATGGACCTTGGCAACCAGGCCAATTGCGTCACAATACATCTCGAATCGTTTGAATACGGCCTGCCGGGTGAGTTTATGCCCATTTCTACCGACAAACAAGGCCTTTTCGCTGAGGTTTCCCTTCACCAGGGCCGGTCGGATATCGGCAAGGTAACAGTTTACATAGTCCTGGGCTATCTCGCCTACCGGGACGAGGCGCATCTTGTTCCGCTTGCCCAGGACCCGTAGCGAACGGATTGCATAATCGCCTACCGACAGGTCGCAGGCCTCGCTGACCCGTAGCCCACAGGAATAGATAAGCTCGAACAGGGTACGGTCACGGTATCCGAGATTGTTCGAACTATCGATGCTGTCCAAAAGACGGTCAACCTCAGAGACGGTTGCTACAGCAGGAAAACGGGTTCCGATTTTAGGGCTTCCCAGATGCAGGACCGGATTGTCTTTCCTGATTTTCCCTATCTGCAGGAATATGAAAAAAGAACGAAGGGAAGAAAGGTTTCTTGCCAGCGTCCTTGCTGACAGGTCCCTGTCTTGCCTGGAATGGGACAGGTACTTCTCGATTTCCAGTACAGGGACCGTTTCGACATCCAGTGAGGAGGCACGCAGATAGGCCAGAAAAAAGCCTATCTCCTGTGAGTAGACTGCAACGGTTGCCCGAGAGAGCCTCCGCTGCAACATAAGGTAATCACAGTAATCCTCTACCAGTTGGCTGTCAGCCTCGATAGACATGGCTATTTTTCTTCCGGGTTCCGCGAATATCGGAGAACGGCAGGAATGGTATAGTCGCTAGGTGTTCCCACAGGGGCTTTGCCGATCTGCTTTTGCAAATCCTGCCACCTGTTCACCTGGATTGAACCTACGTCGCTTTCACCCTCGCTCTTTCTCGATTTCTCACTCTCGTTAGCCTCGGGTCTCTCACTTGCGGAATTCGCATACCGTCTTCTTGCAGTACTGCTATCGGCCAGCTCGGCCCCGATGACCTCTTCCTTCCGGTCAAAACCCGTCGCCACGACCGTTACCTTTATCCTGTCCCCCAGCTCGGGGTTGAAAGCCTGCCCTGCAATGATAAGGGCATCCTCGGCACAGTTCTCGGTGATGATCTCGACTACATCCTGGTATTCCTGCAAGGTAAGGTTGTCGCTTCCAGAAAGGTTTACCAGTACGCTCTTGGCACCCTCGATGGTAGCATTCTCCAGAAGCGGGTTGCTGATGGCCTGGCGGGCTGCATCGACCGCCCTGTTGGCTCCCTCACCAAAGCCGATGCCCATCAAGGCATCGCCCTTGCCCTTCATGACAGTGCGTACGTCTGCAAAGTCGATATTTATCTCGCCGGGTTCGGTAATAAGCTCACTGACTCCCTGCACTCCCATGTACAGCACTTCGTCGGCCATGAGGAAAGCCTGCTTGATCGGGGTATTGTTCTCCACGACCTTCAACAGGTACTGGTTGGGAATGATGATGAGCGTATCGACCTGTTTGCGGAGTTTCTCGATACCTGCCTGGGCAAGCATCAGTTTCTTTTTCCCCTCAAAGGCGAACGGGGTGGTAACCACTGCCACGGTAAGCGCGTTGCAACTCTTTGCAATCTCGGCCACGACCGGGGCTGCCCCGGTACCGGTACCGCCGCCCATTCCTGCGGTGATGAATACCATATCGGCGTTTTCCAGCTCCCTGCGGATGTCGTCCTTGCTCTCCTGGGCGGCCTTCTCACCGACCTCGGGTACACCCCCTGCACCAAGACCACTGGTTAGTTCCTTGCCGATAGGAATCCTGATCTGGGCGTTGGAGCGTTGCAAAGCCTGCATATCCGTGTTCATTGCCACGAACTGGACTTTTTTCAGACCGCTTGCAATCATCCGGTTTACTGCATTTCCCCCGGCACCGCCCACGCCGAGGACTTTGATGACAGTTGCAGTCGCCTGCTCGTCCTGAACCATATCTTCTACTTCAAACATTCCGAAATCCATATCAAAATCCTTTGCCACCAGGCTTCAATTAAAACAAAGTCCTAAAAAATCGCTTTACCTTGGAAACCGGTCCATTTTCTTGCCTCCGGGGATTATCCCGGTGGGTTTTGCTGGAGGTTCCCCCTTCTTTCACTTTCCTCGCCTCACTTTTAAGCAAGCCAAGGACTGTCGTATAACAAGGGCTGATATAATTCCTGTCAAGTCCGCCGATAGCCTCGGGAAAACCCAATCGGGCCGGAAGACGGAAAATCTCGCTTGCCAATTCAGTCACCCCGCTAAGCAGAGCCCCTCCACCGACAAGGACGACCCCTCCCCCATACGATCCCTGCACATTGGCTTTTTCCAGATCATTCTGCAAACGGGAAAATATCTCAGCCATCCGCGGCTCGATAACCTTGCTCAGTTCCTTCTTGGGCATTCTGATCGAGGGCAACCCCCCGACCTGAGGAATGGTTACCATATCATCGCTTGATACAGAAGGTACATAACTGTGGCCTGATTCACATTTAATCTGTTCTGCCACTGCCCTGGTCTTGTTGAGAATATAGGCAATATCGGCAGTAACTGCCTCTCCCCCGAAATTGACACCGCTGGTAAATACCGGCGCTCCATGGGAATAGGCAATCATATTGGAAACGCCACTGCCGATATTGATCAGGATAGTTCCCATTTCCTTTTCCTCTGGACTGAGAACAACCTCGGAATCTGCAAGGCTCTGGAGTACCATACGCTGTACGGTAAGCCCTGAACGCTGGATACATTTGCGCTCGTTCTGGCAGATGGAGGAGCTTGCCGTAACAATGAGGACTCGGCTCTCGAGCCGGTGCCCAAGCATATCGATCGGGTCTTTTATCCCGACCTGTCCGTCAATCTGGAAATCCTGGACAAGCGTATGCAAAATCTCACGATCCTGGGGCAATTCGAAGGCCCTGGCTACCTCAAGGGAACGAAAAATATCCTCGCGCTTGATTTCCTGGTCCTTGCTGTTGATCCCAACCACACCCGTGCTGGGAATCCCTACGATGTTCTCACCCCCGATCCCGATAATAACTTCCGAGATTTCGGCCCCTGCCTGCAACTCCGCTTCATTTATCACCGATTGGATGGTTTTCAAAGTTTGCTCAATATTGACGATTGAACCGGCTCTGACACCTTCACTCGGACGTTCACAAATGCTATCGACCATCAACAGGCCTTCCCGGCTCACTGAACCGATCACGCATCGGGTCCGGCTTGTGCCAATATCAAGCCCCATCAACATTTTATCACCAGCCATTACAGCAACCTCCTCGCTGTTCGGTCTCAAAATCTACGCACCATTGCCCTCTCATACAGGTCATAGCGTAGAGGGCCTGTGCTGAGGAAGGAAAGAGAATTCGCCTGTTCTCCGATTACCAGGGAAACCGCTGAAGCGACACGCTCCGTGCTTACAGGTTCCCTTACCCAAATCTGGGCATTCAGGGATGAGAATTCCAACACCATCTTTCCAAAGCTGTTACTGCTATTATTATCGTATTTTATACGAGTTATCAAGGAGGAATCTGCATCGATGGAGGAAGCAAGTTCCATCACCTTCAAAAATGTCTCATCGGTTCCGTATTCCTGCAACATACTAGCATATCCTGAGGGAACTTCAACACATACCGGCCCATTTTTATACAAGGACCAGTCTTCCCGGTCCAAAGGAAGCAGAACGCCGTTTTTCACAAGGAACAAACCATCCTGGACTCCATTTTCATCAGTGGAACTGACAAGGGCCGTTGGCTGAGCCACCGAAAGATGTACGACAAGACTGGAGGGCAACACCCTTTTTATCGATATCTTTTTTACTACGGCAAGGGAGGCAAGTCTCTTTTCAAGCGAATACAGGTTAACGGCAAAGATACTCAGGCCACGAAGGGAAACCAGCTCCTTTTCCACTGCATGAGGAATTTTCTCCCCACCTTCCCCCACGGTTACCTTTACCGAGGAGATTTCAAAAGCAGGGATAGCCCTGAGGGAAAAGTAAAAGATTGCAGACAGGGAGCAAAGCAACAGGATACTAAGCTTAGCCCTCAAGGAAATCCTTTTCATGACAATTCCTTCCCCTGTGGAAAAACGAACTGCTGTTTTTGTTTCCTGCTTGACTTGCTTTTCTCTATCGGTTGCCTTCCACTGCTTATCAGAAGCACCCGGTAGAGCAAGGCACAGCTGCAAAGTATTACAAACAGGTTTGTCCCCCCCTGGCTGAAGAACGGAAGCGGGATACCGGTCGGGGGAAGGACCCCTGTCACGACAGAAATATTGACAATGGCCTGCAATACGACAAGAGTCGTGGTGCCAAAGGCAAGATAACTGAGAAAAAGATTTCGGGAACGCATCCTTGCATAGGCCTTGAAACCCAGGATGGCAAACATGATAAAAAGTATCACGATCAGGCAGGCTCCCAGAAACCCTGTCTCCTCACAGATAGAGGCAAAGATAAAATCACTCTGGACCTCGGGAATCAAGCCGAGCTTATATTGCCCGTTGCCAAGCCCCACCCCGAAAAGCCCCCCCTGCTGTATCGCCTTGAGCGAATTGGTAACCTGGTAGTTTATACCGTTCGGGTCGATATTCGAAAAGAGAAAGGAAGC
The sequence above is a segment of the Sphaerochaeta pleomorpha str. Grapes genome. Coding sequences within it:
- a CDS encoding cell division protein FtsQ/DivIB, which gives rise to MKRISLRAKLSILLLCSLSAIFYFSLRAIPAFEISSVKVTVGEGGEKIPHAVEKELVSLRGLSIFAVNLYSLEKRLASLAVVKKISIKRVLPSSLVVHLSVAQPTALVSSTDENGVQDGLFLVKNGVLLPLDREDWSLYKNGPVCVEVPSGYASMLQEYGTDETFLKVMELASSIDADSSLITRIKYDNNSSNSFGKMVLEFSSLNAQIWVREPVSTERVASAVSLVIGEQANSLSFLSTGPLRYDLYERAMVRRF
- the ftsZ gene encoding cell division protein FtsZ produces the protein MDFGMFEVEDMVQDEQATATVIKVLGVGGAGGNAVNRMIASGLKKVQFVAMNTDMQALQRSNAQIRIPIGKELTSGLGAGGVPEVGEKAAQESKDDIRRELENADMVFITAGMGGGTGTGAAPVVAEIAKSCNALTVAVVTTPFAFEGKKKLMLAQAGIEKLRKQVDTLIIIPNQYLLKVVENNTPIKQAFLMADEVLYMGVQGVSELITEPGEINIDFADVRTVMKGKGDALMGIGFGEGANRAVDAARQAISNPLLENATIEGAKSVLVNLSGSDNLTLQEYQDVVEIITENCAEDALIIAGQAFNPELGDRIKVTVVATGFDRKEEVIGAELADSSTARRRYANSASERPEANESEKSRKSEGESDVGSIQVNRWQDLQKQIGKAPVGTPSDYTIPAVLRYSRNPEEK
- the ftsA gene encoding cell division protein FtsA translates to MAGDKMLMGLDIGTSRTRCVIGSVSREGLLMVDSICERPSEGVRAGSIVNIEQTLKTIQSVINEAELQAGAEISEVIIGIGGENIVGIPSTGVVGINSKDQEIKREDIFRSLEVARAFELPQDREILHTLVQDFQIDGQVGIKDPIDMLGHRLESRVLIVTASSSICQNERKCIQRSGLTVQRMVLQSLADSEVVLSPEEKEMGTILINIGSGVSNMIAYSHGAPVFTSGVNFGGEAVTADIAYILNKTRAVAEQIKCESGHSYVPSVSSDDMVTIPQVGGLPSIRMPKKELSKVIEPRMAEIFSRLQNDLEKANVQGSYGGGVVLVGGGALLSGVTELASEIFRLPARLGFPEAIGGLDRNYISPCYTTVLGLLKSEARKVKEGGTSSKTHRDNPRRQENGPVSKVKRFFRTLF
- a CDS encoding TSUP family transporter — translated: MSVLWILCPIIAIGAIIDSIAGGGGLITLTAYVAVGLPPQIALGNNKFASTSGTTIACIRYIRGNQVDWKVGTLAVVMSMAGSFLGSNLAALYADRYLQYLLVFLVPAIAVFMMIKPNFGQAKMRNAKVALILSGISGLVIGTYDGFFGPGTGMFLTLIFTSVIGLDLLKSCGTAKVVNLASNIAALATFIIRGNINYAIAIPCALSSIIGGYIGSGLALKGGAKVVKPVMLFVLFLLLLKVVFGMLGIG
- a CDS encoding tyrosine recombinase — its product is MSIEADSQLVEDYCDYLMLQRRLSRATVAVYSQEIGFFLAYLRASSLDVETVPVLEIEKYLSHSRQDRDLSARTLARNLSSLRSFFIFLQIGKIRKDNPVLHLGSPKIGTRFPAVATVSEVDRLLDSIDSSNNLGYRDRTLFELIYSCGLRVSEACDLSVGDYAIRSLRVLGKRNKMRLVPVGEIAQDYVNCYLADIRPALVKGNLSEKALFVGRNGHKLTRQAVFKRFEMYCDAIGLVAKVHTLRHSFATHLLEGGADLRSVQELLGHSDIKTTQIYTHVHTDDLKKAYDTFHGNPKEETE